CAGTCTGCGGTGTCTACCTTAAGTCAGCAGGGATATGAGGGAGATGAGATGATCGAGTATCTCAGGACCCAGGACCTGCGGCTCTATGTGGTGGACGGAGAAGAACTGTGCGCCAGGGCCGGCTCCCCCAAGGTGCTCAATGTGGCCCTTCTTGGAACAGCTGCGGCCAGCGGCGCCCTGGGGATCACATCGGAAGAGATGGAGCGGGAGATCCGAAGAAGGGTGAAACCGGCCTATGTGGAGATGAATGTAAAAGCCCTGGCTCTTGGAGCCCAGGCAGAAGAGGAAGGGAGGGCCAGCCGATGAAAATGACAGAGCTGCAGTTTCGACTGATCAAGGAAAATCTGAAAGTACTGACATCAAAACCCTGTTTCTATAAAGAAAAATTTAAAGACATTGATATTGACACCATCAAAAGCCAG
This window of the Massilistercora timonensis genome carries:
- a CDS encoding indolepyruvate oxidoreductase subunit beta; translated protein: MSKNCLLCGVGGQGVILASKLIACAAMEQGLKVRTSETIGMSQRGGSVVSHVRMGEEVHSPMIPEGQADLILAFEPAEAVRNLSYLKKGGAVVVNRKAVQSAVSTLSQQGYEGDEMIEYLRTQDLRLYVVDGEELCARAGSPKVLNVALLGTAAASGALGITSEEMEREIRRRVKPAYVEMNVKALALGAQAEEEGRASR